Part of the Streptomyces sp. NBC_01408 genome is shown below.
CAACATGCTCAGCGAGAGCGCGGACCGCCGCCCCCACCTGTGGGTCCCGGCGTTCTGGTCCTCCCAGTTCGGCGTGAACATCAAGTCGGTCGGGGTGCCGCCGATGGGGACGGAGATCCTCATCACGCAGGGCTCGCGCGCCGAGCGCAGGTTCGCGGCCGTGTACGGCTACCAGGGGCGCGTGATCGCCGCCGTCACCTTCGACCAGTGCCGGTGGCTCCCGTTCTACGAGCAGCAGATCGAGACGACCGCGCCGTTCCCGCCGCCCTTCTCCACGGTGGACCGCAGGCCGGAGGGGAGCAAGCCGATGCCGGCGGACTTCCCCGACCCGTCGGTGCCGACCCACGGGCCGACCATCACCCTCAGCGGATACTCGCCGGCCGACCGGAAGATGACCTTCACCCCCGCGCACCACTGACCACCGCGCCCTCCCCCGAGGATCACGAGGACCCGTCATGACACAAGCCCTCCTGCGGGAGATCATCGACTACGCGAACCGCGCGAACCCGTACCCGCTGTACGAGGAGCTCCGCAAGACGCCGGTCTCCCACGACGGGGACGGTCCGTACGTCGTCAGTACGTACTACGAGATCCAGAGCCTCCTTCACGACCCCCGCATCAGCTCCGACGCCCGCAACCTGAAGGCGACCGGGGACGATCCGCTGGGCCAGTCCGAGGACGAGGGTGCGACCCTGCCCCCGTCCTTCCTCAAGCTCGACCCGCCGGACCACGACCGGCTGCGGCGGATGACGAACCGGCCGTTCGGGCCGCCGCACGCCCCGCACCGGGTGCACGACATGCGGGAGGAACTCGGCGACCTCGTGTCCGGGCTCATCGACGGCATCGTCACCACCGGGAACCTGGACCGGATCGACCTGGTCGACCAGTTCGCGTACCCGTTCCCGGTCTCGGTCATCTGCAGGCTGCTCGGGGTGCCCCGCGAGGACGAGCCGCGCTTCCACGTGTGGGCGGAGGCCCTCGCCGCCAGCCTGGACCCCGACCCGGACGCGGACCCCACCCAGCACGGCAAGGGCGCCATGGACGCGCGCATGGAGCTGGGCATGTACCTGGCCGGGCTGATCGAGGAGCGCCGCAAGAACCCCGGCGACGACATGCTGTCCCAGCTGGCGACGGCGGAGGGCCCGGACGGGTCGATGACCACCATGGAGGTGCTCAGCACCTCCGCGCTGCTGCTGATCGCGGGCCACGAGACCACGGTCAACCTGATCACCAACGGCATGCTGACCCTGCTGCGCCACCCGGACGTCCTCCAGCGGCTGCGCGGCGAACCGGAGCTGGCCGTGCCGATCGTCGAAGAGCTGCTGCGGTACGAACCGCCCGTGCAGCTGCTGCCCCAGCGCAGCACCCTCTCCGACATCGAGGTCGCCGGGGTCACCATCCCCAAGGGCGCGTCCCTGTGGCTGATCCTGGCGTCCGGGAACCGGGACCCGAAGCGCTTCGAGCATCCGGACCGCTTCGATCCGGACCGCAAGGACATCCAGCACCTGGGCCTCGGCAGCGGGATCCACAGCTGCTTCGGGGCTCCGCTGGCCCGCCAGGAGGCCCAGCTGGCGCTGAGCGAGCTGGCCCGCAGGCTGGAGAACCCGCAGCTGCTCCAGGACCCGCCCCCGTACCGCCAGAACGCGGTCCTGCGCGGCCCCCGCCACCTGCTGGTCTCCTGCGACGGCGTCCGCCCCTAGGGGGTGTCCGTCCCCCGGCCGCCGAAGGCGGCGAGGGACAGGCGCTGGGCCACCGCGGGGGCGCCGCCGGCGGACGACGACGTGCCCATCGCGTAGACCGCGCGCCGGTTCAGGTCCCGGGAGGCGAAGACACCGCTGCGGTACCCCGGATCGGAGCCCGTCTTGCCCCACAGGACAGAGCCGTCGGGCAGCGGCACGGACATCAGGCCGACGCTGTAGCAGGCCGTGCCCCTGCCGGGTCCGGTGTTGCAGTTCGAGGCGTCGGCGTACGGCAGCGGCTTCCCGTCGGCGCCCTTCGGCACGGTGAACAGCTCCGCCGCCTGCGCCGGGCGCAGCAGTCGGCCGTCGAACAGGCCGGAGATGAAGCGGTCCAGGTCGGCCGTGGTGGAGGTCATGCTCGTGGGCAGTCCGCCCTGCACGTTGACGTCGACCGGCTCGCCGTCGCCCTTCAGCAGGTAGCCGGGCAAGTAGGGCCGGGGCACCGGCGTGCTGCGGCCCGGCGTGGCGGGCCTGGTCTCGCGCATCCCCAGCGGCTTCAAGATGCGGGCGGTCACCTCGTACTGGAACGGGTGGCCGGTGATCTCCTCGATGAGCTTGCCCGCGACGCGGTACCCGAAGGAGTTGTACTCCTGCCGGGTCCCCGGGCGGAAGCGCGGGCCCGGGGCCGGCCTGCCCTCGGGACGGAGCGTCCGCTCGATCACCTCGTCGAAGGTGAGGTAGTCGAGGCGGCGCTCGATCTCCTCGTCCGGCGAGCCGTCCGGGGCGCCCTCGAAGTCCTGGGGCAGGCCGCTGGTGTGGTTGAGCAGCTGCCGCACACTGATCGGTTCCTCGAACCGGCTGTCCGGCAGCAGTCCGGGCAGGTAGTGCTGGACGCTCCGGTCCAGGTCGACGCGGCCCTCGGCGGACAGCTGGAGCAGGATCACCGCCTCCATGGGCTTGGTGACGCTGCCGATGCGGAAGTGCGCGTCGGGGCTGACCCGCTTGCCGGTGACGACGTCCCCGGATGTGCCGCGCCAGGTCCGTCCGTCCTTGTGCACCTCGGCCACGACACCGGCGGCGCCGTCTCCCGGGCGCACGGCGATCGCCTCGCGCAGCGCGGCGTGGTCGAGGGCCGGGGCGGAGCCGGCGGTGGCCGCGTGCGCGGGAGCGGCGAGACCGAACGCCAGGGCGGCGGTCAGGGGCAGGGCTGCGAGACGGCGCATGGGAAGACTCCACTCGGAACGCGATGATCAAGTCCCTGCGAGTCTGTCCGCCCGGATCCGCCCGCTTCGTCGGGGATCACCCCACCTCCACCCTGAGCGGCCCCTGACGCCACATCAGGGAAATCCAGGATTCCCCGTGGCCGCTCAGGGCGCCGCCGGCAGGACGACCACCTCGGCCGGGGCGAAGGAGGCCCTGACCCGGTCGCCCGCGGCCGGGGCCCCGGCCAGTCCGCACTCCGCCTCCAGCTCCGGGCCCGACACCGGCCGCAGCAGCAGTGCGACGTGCGTCCCCCGGAAGGTCCGCGACAGGACTTCGCAGGCCAGCCCGTCCTCCCCGAGCAGGACCCCGGCCGGCCGGATCAGCAGCTGCCGCTCCCCCTCCGGGGATCCGGCGGGCACCGGTACCTTGCCCCACGGGGTGTCCGCGGCCCCGCCCGACACCGTCGCGGGGACCACGTTCTCGAAGCCCAGGAACCGCGCCACGAACTCGGAGGCCGGCCGCTGCCACACCTCCAGCGGGGTCCCGGCCTGGGCGATCCGCCCGTCGCGCATCACCACCACCCGGTCGGCCAGCGCGAAGGCCTCGCCCTGGTCGTGGGTGACGGCCAGCACCGTCGTGCCCAGCCGGGAGAACAGCCCGCGCAGCTCCACCACGAGCCGCTCGCGCAGCCCCCGGTCGAGCTGGCCCAGCGGCTCGTCCAGCATCAGCAGCCGGGGCGCCGGCGCCAGGGCCCGGGCCAGGGCGACCCGCTGCTGCTCGCCGCCCGACAGGGAGGCCACCGCCCGGCCCTGGGCACCGGGCAGGCCGACCAGTTCGAGCAGCTGCGCGACCTGGGCCTCGTACGCCGCCCGGCCGGCGCCCCGCATCCGCAGCCCGAAGGACACGTTCGCGCCGACGTCCCGGTGCGGGAACAGCTGGTGGTCCTGGAACATCAGGCCCACGCCCCGCCGGTGCACGGGCACGCCCGCCTGGTCGGCCCCGCCCAGCAGGACCCGGCCGGCGGACACCTGCTGGAGCCCGGCGACGACCCTCAGCAGGGTGGACTTGCCGCTCCCGCTCGGGCCCAGCACGCACACGGTCTCGTGCTCGGCGACCGCGAGGTCCACGGCGTCCACCACCGCGCGCTCACCGAAGCGGACCGACACCCCTTCCAGCTGAAGCAGTGTCATCAGAACTCTCCGGAGGTCTTGTCGGGGCGCAGTCGCTCCAGCACCAGCAGGGCCACCGCGCACACCAGCATCAGGATCGTGCTCAGGGCCATCGCCTGCCCGTAGTTCAGCTCACCGGCCCGCCCCAGCAGCCGCGCCACCGCCACGGGCAGCGTCGGCTGGTCCGCCCGGGCGATGAAGACGGTCGCGCCGAACTCGCCCAGCGAGACGGCGAAGGCGAAGCCCGCGGCGATCAGTAGGGCCCGCCGCACCAGCGGCAGGTCCACCTCCCGCCAGGCCCGCAGCGGGGACGCGCCGAGCACGGCGGCCGCCTCCCGTAGCCGTCCGTCCACGGCCCGCAGCACCGGCAGCATGGTCCGTACGACGAACGGCACACCCACCAGTGCCTGCGCCAGCGGCACCAGGATCCACGAGGTCCGCAGGTCCAGCGGCGGCTCGTCCAGCGTGATCAGGAATCCGAAACCCACCGTCACGGCGGACACCCCGAGCGGGAGCATCAGCAGCGCGTCGAAGCCACGCACAAAACGGCCGCCGCGCCGGGTCAGCGCCGCTGCGGCCAGCCCGCCGATGACCAAGGCGATGCCGGTGGCGGCGAGCGCGTACCGCAGCGAGTTCCAGATGGCCTCCAGCGGCGGCACCAGGAAGGTTCCGCCCCCGGCGGTCACGTCCTGGAGGGCTTGGTAGAAGCCGAACCCGTACCCGCCGGGGGCGTCGAAGGACCGTTCCACCAGGACGGCCAGCGGCGCCACGATCAGCAGCGCCACCGTCAGCAGCACCCCGCCCAGCAGGGCGCGCTGGGCCCAGCCGGCCGGCCGGTGCGTGGTGCGGCCCGGGTCCACCAGCCGCAGCGCCGTCTCCCGCTTGCGCACGGTCCAGGCGTGCACGGCGAGAATCCCGCCGATCGCGGCGAACTGGACCATCGTCAGCACGGCGGCGGTGGGCAGGTCCAGGAGCTGCGCGGTCTGCCGGTAGACCTCCACCTCCAGGGTGGAGTACGCGGGCCCGCCCAGGATCAGTACGACGCCGAAGGAGCTGAAGGTGAACAGGAACACCATCAGCGAGGCGGCGGCCACCGCCGGTGCCAGCGCGGGCAGCGTCACCCGCCGCCAGGCGGCGAACCGCCCCGCGCCCAGTACCCGGGCGGCCTCTTCCTGACGCGGGTCCAGCTGCCCCCACAGCCCGCCGACGGTCCGTACGACGACCGCGTAGTTGAAGAAGACGTGCGCGAGCAGGATCGCCCAGACGGTGGTGTCCAGCCGGACGCCCCACAGCTCGTCCAGCAGTCCGCCGCGGCCGACCAGCGCGAGGAAGGCCGTGCCGACCACCACGGTCGGCAGGACGAAGGGGATGGTGACCAGGGCCCGCAGGAGCTGCTTGCCGGGGAACTCGAAGCGCGCGAAGACGTACGCGCCGGGGAGTGCGATCAGCAGCGTGAGCACGGTGGAGGCGAGCGCCTGCCAGGTGGTGAACCACAGCACGTCGGCGATGTCGGGCCGGGCCAGCACTTCGCCGACGCGGCCGAACTGCCAGCCGTCGTCGGTCTTGAGGCCGCGGCCGACGATCGCGGCGACGGGGTAGGCGAAGAACAGCCCGAAGAAGGCGAGGGGCAAGGCCATCAGGGCGAGCCGCACCGCGACCGCCCGCCGGCCCTCGCCGGTACCGGAGCCCGGCGCGGCACCCCCCGGCGCCGTGCCCGACTCCTCGGTACCGTCTACTTCACGACGAGCGAGGTCCATGCCTTGACCCACTGCTCACGGTTCTTGGCGATGGTCTCCGGCGTGACGTTCTCCGGCTTCTCGATCACCACACCGTGCTTCGTGAACAGCTCCGGCAGGGAAGCGTCC
Proteins encoded:
- a CDS encoding iron ABC transporter permease — translated: MALPLAFFGLFFAYPVAAIVGRGLKTDDGWQFGRVGEVLARPDIADVLWFTTWQALASTVLTLLIALPGAYVFARFEFPGKQLLRALVTIPFVLPTVVVGTAFLALVGRGGLLDELWGVRLDTTVWAILLAHVFFNYAVVVRTVGGLWGQLDPRQEEAARVLGAGRFAAWRRVTLPALAPAVAAASLMVFLFTFSSFGVVLILGGPAYSTLEVEVYRQTAQLLDLPTAAVLTMVQFAAIGGILAVHAWTVRKRETALRLVDPGRTTHRPAGWAQRALLGGVLLTVALLIVAPLAVLVERSFDAPGGYGFGFYQALQDVTAGGGTFLVPPLEAIWNSLRYALAATGIALVIGGLAAAALTRRGGRFVRGFDALLMLPLGVSAVTVGFGFLITLDEPPLDLRTSWILVPLAQALVGVPFVVRTMLPVLRAVDGRLREAAAVLGASPLRAWREVDLPLVRRALLIAAGFAFAVSLGEFGATVFIARADQPTLPVAVARLLGRAGELNYGQAMALSTILMLVCAVALLVLERLRPDKTSGEF
- a CDS encoding cytochrome P450, whose translation is MTQALLREIIDYANRANPYPLYEELRKTPVSHDGDGPYVVSTYYEIQSLLHDPRISSDARNLKATGDDPLGQSEDEGATLPPSFLKLDPPDHDRLRRMTNRPFGPPHAPHRVHDMREELGDLVSGLIDGIVTTGNLDRIDLVDQFAYPFPVSVICRLLGVPREDEPRFHVWAEALAASLDPDPDADPTQHGKGAMDARMELGMYLAGLIEERRKNPGDDMLSQLATAEGPDGSMTTMEVLSTSALLLIAGHETTVNLITNGMLTLLRHPDVLQRLRGEPELAVPIVEELLRYEPPVQLLPQRSTLSDIEVAGVTIPKGASLWLILASGNRDPKRFEHPDRFDPDRKDIQHLGLGSGIHSCFGAPLARQEAQLALSELARRLENPQLLQDPPPYRQNAVLRGPRHLLVSCDGVRP
- a CDS encoding serine hydrolase encodes the protein MRRLAALPLTAALAFGLAAPAHAATAGSAPALDHAALREAIAVRPGDGAAGVVAEVHKDGRTWRGTSGDVVTGKRVSPDAHFRIGSVTKPMEAVILLQLSAEGRVDLDRSVQHYLPGLLPDSRFEEPISVRQLLNHTSGLPQDFEGAPDGSPDEEIERRLDYLTFDEVIERTLRPEGRPAPGPRFRPGTRQEYNSFGYRVAGKLIEEITGHPFQYEVTARILKPLGMRETRPATPGRSTPVPRPYLPGYLLKGDGEPVDVNVQGGLPTSMTSTTADLDRFISGLFDGRLLRPAQAAELFTVPKGADGKPLPYADASNCNTGPGRGTACYSVGLMSVPLPDGSVLWGKTGSDPGYRSGVFASRDLNRRAVYAMGTSSSAGGAPAVAQRLSLAAFGGRGTDTP
- a CDS encoding ABC transporter ATP-binding protein produces the protein MTLLQLEGVSVRFGERAVVDAVDLAVAEHETVCVLGPSGSGKSTLLRVVAGLQQVSAGRVLLGGADQAGVPVHRRGVGLMFQDHQLFPHRDVGANVSFGLRMRGAGRAAYEAQVAQLLELVGLPGAQGRAVASLSGGEQQRVALARALAPAPRLLMLDEPLGQLDRGLRERLVVELRGLFSRLGTTVLAVTHDQGEAFALADRVVVMRDGRIAQAGTPLEVWQRPASEFVARFLGFENVVPATVSGGAADTPWGKVPVPAGSPEGERQLLIRPAGVLLGEDGLACEVLSRTFRGTHVALLLRPVSGPELEAECGLAGAPAAGDRVRASFAPAEVVVLPAAP